From a region of the Besnoitia besnoiti strain Bb-Ger1 chromosome I, whole genome shotgun sequence genome:
- a CDS encoding zinc finger, C3HC4 type (RING finger) domain-containing protein (encoded by transcript BESB_007740), which produces MELLHFLPRRCLLRAVPSSPPTSALFFVSSSAVRCLHSSSARFLRRRHVSAVRSEAPREPSSRSSASSSPIPPESSSPSFSARCNARVSDSHRTSTSPFSASSSSLASFSSSQPSPSEAACSPLSPDLASSGKDADDITKRLRQIWAGQRLHAAAPGSHALQTPRDDFPPYPPSLSSRPARLSREEDLLAFAPSSPSSRGASSFASSTSASGAFGVSADPHFSWEALTGEVWRESARGDQSRRREFPGRRVEPPKTDDLPSSGEPRRCRDPVARNEDEAAAFVVSGDTRNPRQRGVVVKIHHRRICGFIGECGDG; this is translated from the coding sequence ATGGAGCTTCTTCATTTTCTTCCGCGGAGGTGTTTGCTTCGGGCGgtgccttcctctccgcccACCTCGGCTCTTTTTTTTGTATCTTCTTCCGCGGTGCGGTGCCTGCATTCTTCCTCTGCTCGCTTTCTGCGAAGAAGGCACGTCTCTGCTGTGCGGAGTGAAGCGCCAAGAGAGCCTTCGAGCCgatcctccgcctcctcttctccgaTTCCCCCAGAgagctcctcgccgtctttcAGCGCGCGCTGCAACGCTCGGGTCTCGGATTCCCACCGCACTTCAACTTCCcccttctccgcttcttcctcctcactcgcgtcgttctcttcttcgcagccTTCTCCCTCCGAGGCTGCCTGCTCTCCGCTTTCACCAGATCTCGCGTCGTCTGGGAAGGATGCAGACGACATCAcgaagcgcctgcggcaaaTCTGGGCTGGACAGAGGCTGcatgccgccgcgccaggctcgcatgcgctgcagaCACCTCGGGATGACTTTCCGCCATACCCCCCTTCTCTgtcgtcgcggcctgcgaggctTTCTCGAGAGGAGGATCTCCTCGCTTTCGCaccttcctctccgtcgtcacGTGGCGCGTCGTCCTTCGCATCTTCAACTTCTGCGTCCGGGGCattcggcgtctccgctgacCCGCATTTCTCCTGGGAAGCGCTCACGGGGGAAGTCTGGCGAGAGtcagcgagaggagaccagagcagacgccgagagtTTCCCGGCCGGCGAGTAGAGCCTCCGAAAACAGATGATCTGCCTTCTTCTGGCGaaccgcggcgctgcagagatcCGGTTGCCcgaaacgaagacgaggccgccgccttcgtcgtctctggGGACACCAGAAAtccgcgacagcgcggcgtcgtcgtaAAGATTCACCATCGCCGGATCTGTGGCTTCATCGGTGAGTGTGGAGACGGCTAA